A genomic stretch from Vibrio algarum includes:
- a CDS encoding glycosyltransferase domain-containing protein: MKKVVYTVISSGYDRLRAVPSPQRDIDFFVISDDNIDVPEGWKLIEKEKQKDPILFNRFYKINPYTLFTDYDYSIYIDSHLEVTSDLNPLFDDCIKSEKGIAMYDHPERDCAYEEAEKIKELGYAHYGLVNRQMNRYRAEGFNRLFLKQANIIFRSHEDNGVIHAMEIWWEEFINGARRDQLSFAYSCLKSGCDVLALGRHDAWYGNKYFKHHGHLRKNRSKNLKWKIINKLARLVKLDQ; encoded by the coding sequence ATGAAAAAAGTAGTTTATACAGTTATTTCTTCTGGTTACGATAGGTTAAGGGCAGTACCAAGCCCTCAGCGAGATATCGATTTTTTTGTTATCTCCGATGATAATATCGACGTACCTGAAGGATGGAAACTGATAGAAAAAGAGAAACAAAAAGACCCAATATTATTTAATCGATTTTATAAAATTAACCCTTATACTCTTTTTACAGATTATGATTACTCTATTTATATTGACTCCCACTTAGAGGTTACATCGGATTTGAACCCATTATTTGATGACTGTATAAAAAGTGAAAAGGGGATCGCTATGTATGATCATCCGGAAAGAGATTGTGCTTATGAGGAAGCAGAAAAAATAAAAGAGCTTGGATATGCGCATTATGGCTTGGTTAATCGACAAATGAATCGATATCGTGCGGAAGGTTTTAATCGGTTGTTTTTGAAGCAGGCAAATATTATATTTAGGTCGCATGAAGATAACGGTGTCATACATGCGATGGAAATATGGTGGGAAGAATTTATAAATGGTGCTCGTCGAGATCAACTCTCTTTTGCCTACTCCTGTTTGAAGTCTGGCTGTGATGTGCTGGCTTTAGGCAGGCATGATGCATGGTATGGAAACAAATACTTTAAGCACCACGGGCACCTTAGAAAAAATCGATCTAAGAATCTTAAGTGGAAGATAATTAACAAATTGGCTAGATTAGTGAAACTTGATCAATAA